A stretch of the Musa acuminata AAA Group cultivar baxijiao chromosome BXJ2-7, Cavendish_Baxijiao_AAA, whole genome shotgun sequence genome encodes the following:
- the LOC103992380 gene encoding transcription factor bHLH130, producing MYRSHPVPPLKDLNLPYPSAGPFGVQRTEEPGSDLLVHHHHHHHHQQMSSGLLRYRSAPSSLLGEVCEEFDPVSAASHETETMYARFLAPDPRDEVRDKPSGVAASSAGHSSPHVPPPPAAPEVNEQQSRGFSSAPHTMFHLQQQQPQQMPSHSSVESSFPVSGSSSSLIRQSSSPAGFLSHLNANSGYGMMRGMGGFRDGSGFMMDGTHRSKGQLSFPSRQNSVLSHISEMESEEAMEGSSPRERSGDGRSFISAFSVASWDESSLFNNSFSGLERGRESEEKMTAGLISLEPQNGEGRNHASGVPHQLSLPKSSPVMTAIEKFLQIHDAVPFKIRAKRGCATHPRSIAERVRRTRISERMKKLQELVPNMDKQTNTADMLDLALDYIKNLQKQVKALSESRASCSCSASTHKLY from the exons aTGTACAGATCTCATCCGGTGCCGCCGTTGAAAGATCTCAACCTTCCTTACCCGTCCGCCGGTCCTTTCGGTGTGCAGCGAACAGAGGAACCTGGATCCGATCTGCTcgttcaccaccaccaccaccaccaccaccagcagaTGAGCTCGGGCCTCCTCCGGTATCGATCGGCCCCAAGCTCGCTGCTCGGTGAAGTCTGCGAGGAATTCGACCCTGTTAGTGCCGCCAGCCACGAGACCGAGACCATGTACGCTCGCTTCTTGGCGCCGGATCCCCGCGACGAGGTCCGTGACAAGCCCTCAGGTGTCGCCGCCTCTTCTGCTGGCCACAGCAGTCCTCACGTTCCGCCGCCGCCTGCGGCGCCGGAGGTTAACGAGCAGCAGAGCAGAGGCTTCTCCTCTGCTCCGCACACGATGTTCCACCTTCagcagcagcaaccgcagcagATGCCGAGCCATAGCTCGGTGGAGAGCTCGTTTCCGGTCTCCGGCAGCTCCTCCAGTCTCATTAGGCAAAGCAGCTCCCCTGCTGGCTTTCTTTCTCACTTGAACGCTAATAGTG GCTATGGCATGATGAGAGGGATGGGTGGTTTCAGAGATGGAAGTGGCTTCATGATGGATGGAACACACAGATCGAAGGGCCAACTAAGCTTCCCATCGAGGCAAAACTCTGTCTTGTCGCATATCTCCGAGATGGAGAGTGAGGAGGCCATGGAGGGGAGCAGCCCCAGAGAGCGCAGCGGCGATGGCCGGAGTTTCATTTCGGCATTCTCGGTCGCCTCTTGGGACGAGTCCTCTCTGTTCAACAACAGCTTCTCGGGCCTGGAAAGAGGCAGAGAGAGCGAGGAGAAGATGACTGCAGGTCTCATCTCACTGGAACCTCAG AATGGTGAGGGGAGAAACCACGCCTCGGGCGTCCCCCATCAGCTTAGCTTGCCCAAGTCCTCGCCGGTCATGACCGCCATCGAGAAGTTCCTGCAGATCCACGATGCAGTCCCCTTCAAGATCAGAGCTAAACGGGGTTGCGCCACCCACCCGCGAAGCATCGCCGAGAGG GTGAGGAGGACTCGGATCAGCGAGAGGATGAAGAAGCTCCAAGAACTGGTCCCTAACATGGATAAG CAAACCAATACAGCCGACATGCTGGATTTGGCGCTGGATTACATCAAGAATCTCCAGAAACAAGTAAAG GCATTGTCGGAAAGCCGGGCGAGCTGCAGCTGTTCGGCCAGCACTCACAAGCTATACTGA